The Tolypothrix sp. PCC 7712 region CGCTCTAATGAGCATATCTATGCTCAAGTGATTGATGATACTCAGCATCACACCTTGGTCTCAGCCTCAACTGTAGAACCAGAGTTGAAATCGAGTTTAGCATCAGGAGCTAACCGCGATGCATCAGCGCAAGTTGGCAAACTGATCGCAGCGCGATCGCTAGAAAAAGGCATCACCAAAGTAGTATTTGATCGCGGTGGCAACCTCTACCACGGTCGTATCCAAGCATTGGCTGATGCAGCACGTGAAGCTGGTTTAGATTTCTAAAGTCATTTGTCATCAGTCATTAGTCATTAGTCATTGGACAAAAGACAAATGACAAAAGACAAATGACAAAGGACAAAAGACAACTGAGCTAATAGAGAGCATTTAATTATGGCAACTGGTCGTCGTAAAGCGAACCGCGCAAAAAAAGAAGAAACCAACTGGCAAGAGCGGGTCATTCAAATCAGACGGGTGAGTAAGGTCGTTAAAGGTGGTAAAAAACTCAGCTTCCGCGCGATCGTCGTCGTCGGTAATGAACGCGGTCAAGTTGGTGTAGGGGTAGGCAAAGCTTCAGATGTAATTGGTGCTGTGAAAAAAGGTGTAGCCGACGGCAAAAAACATCTTATTGACATCCCCATTACCAAATCTAACTCCATCCCTCATCCCATTGATGGTGTGGGTGGCGGTGCTAAAGTCATTATGCGCCCAGCAGCACCCGGTACTGGGGTAATTGCTGGTGGTGCTGTGCGGACTGTACTGGAATTGGCAGGAGTTCGTAACGTTTTGGCCAAGCAACTCGGTTCCAACAATCCGTTAAACAATGCGAGAGCCGCAGTCAACGCCTTATCCACGCTGCGTACTTTATCTGAAGTCGCTGAAGACCGAGGTGTTCCTATTGAAAATCTCTACATTATTTAGTAGAGCCAATTTTGCCTCCTCCTTTGTGTAAAAAAATACTATTTACATCATGAGACTCAACGATGCGAAGCCTCAAAAAGGCTCAAAAAAACGCCGTAAGCGCGTAGGTAGAGGTATTTCAGCCGGACAAGGTGCAAGCGCCGGTTTAGGGATGCGGGGTCAAAAATCCCGTTCTGGTAGTGGTACCAGACCAGGGTTTGAAGGTGGTCAGCAGCCATTGTACCGCCGCTTACCTAAGTTGAAGGGTTTCCCGATAGTTAATCGGAAAATTTACACTACGATTAATGT contains the following coding sequences:
- the rplR gene encoding 50S ribosomal protein L18 — its product is MKLTRRESKTRRHRRIRGKVQGSPERPRLAIFRSNEHIYAQVIDDTQHHTLVSASTVEPELKSSLASGANRDASAQVGKLIAARSLEKGITKVVFDRGGNLYHGRIQALADAAREAGLDF
- the rpsE gene encoding 30S ribosomal protein S5; the encoded protein is MATGRRKANRAKKEETNWQERVIQIRRVSKVVKGGKKLSFRAIVVVGNERGQVGVGVGKASDVIGAVKKGVADGKKHLIDIPITKSNSIPHPIDGVGGGAKVIMRPAAPGTGVIAGGAVRTVLELAGVRNVLAKQLGSNNPLNNARAAVNALSTLRTLSEVAEDRGVPIENLYII
- the rplO gene encoding 50S ribosomal protein L15; amino-acid sequence: MRLNDAKPQKGSKKRRKRVGRGISAGQGASAGLGMRGQKSRSGSGTRPGFEGGQQPLYRRLPKLKGFPIVNRKIYTTINVEKLASLPANTEVTLESLKAAGILTAVKGPLKILGNGELNVPLTVKAAAFTGQARSKIEAAGGSCQVPE